A window from Citrus sinensis cultivar Valencia sweet orange chromosome 3, DVS_A1.0, whole genome shotgun sequence encodes these proteins:
- the LOC102614164 gene encoding uncharacterized protein LOC102614164 isoform X1 — protein sequence MMTPVSAQAAAAGAGQFGDTTYTKVFVGGLAWETQKETMEKYFEQFGEILEAVVITDKATGRSKGYGFVTFREPEAAMKACVDAAPVIDGRRANCNLACLGVQRSKPSTPKHGGGGRNNLRLMSTFQNGGFGGTTFPSTAAATFPHYAIQQGIPFNLYGYSPYSADYTYPTSYYNVYGGAAAQYPMYGNGHAAGGMMTGGAAAAAAAAYYPYLQFGEGTGAATTGYTSGQGYGVQYPHHLFPYSTINAAAGYPQHYGPPMSIAPTPALQSGVTNMALHAPPIPHR from the exons atgATGACTCCAGTTTCAGCACAAGCAGCGGCAGCAGGAGCAGGTCAGTTTGGTGACACGACATACACAAAAGTATTTGTAGGAGGCTTGGCATGGGAGACTCAGAAGGAGACCATGGAGAAGTATTTTGAGCAGTTTGGTGAGATCTTGGAAGCAGTTGTTATCACTGATAAGGCCACTGGCAGATCCAAAGGATATGGATTC GTGACTTTCCGCGAACCGGAAGCCGCCATGAAAGCCTGTGTTGATGCAGCTCCGGTGATAGATGGAAGGAGGGCTAATTGCAATCTTGCTTGTTTGGGAGTTCAGAGATCGAAGCCCTCAACACCAAAACAtg gaggaggaggaagaaACAACTTGAGGTTAATGAGTACTTTTCAGAACGGTGGATTTGGAGGGACAACTTTTCCTTCAACTGCCGCTGCAACCTTCCCTCATTATGCCATCCAACAAGGCATTCCTTTTAATCTCTATGg GTACTCACCATACTCAGCAGATTACACTTATCCTACG AGCTACTACAATGTCTATGGAGGGGCAGCTGCTCAGTATCCCATGTATGGCAATGGCCATGCAGCAGGAGGGATGATGACCGGTGGAGCAGCCGCTGCCGCTGCCGCTGCTTACTACCCTTATCTTCAATTTGGAGAAGGAACCGGAGCAGCCACCACCGGCTACACTTCCGGCCAAGGCTACGGCGTCCAGTACCCACACCACCTGTTTCCATACTCCACCATCAATGCCGCTGCCGGTTACCCGCAGCACTATGGTCCCCCTATGTCTATTGCTCCTACACCTGCCTTGCAATCAG GCGTGACCAATATGGCTCTGCAtgctccaccaattccacatCGCTAG
- the LOC102614164 gene encoding uncharacterized protein LOC102614164 isoform X2, with the protein MMTPVSAQAAAAGAGQFGDTTYTKVFVGGLAWETQKETMEKYFEQFGEILEAVVITDKATGRSKGYGFVTFREPEAAMKACVDAAPVIDGRRANCNLACLGVQRSKPSTPKHGGGGRNNLRLMSTFQNGGFGGTTFPSTAAATFPHYAIQQGIPFNLYGYSPYSADYTYPTSYYNVYGGAAAQYPMYGNGHAAGGMMTGGAAAAAAAAYYPYLQFGEGTGAATTGYTSGQGYGVQYPHHLFPYSTINAAAGYPQHYGPPMSIAPTPALQSVCFAVPQA; encoded by the exons atgATGACTCCAGTTTCAGCACAAGCAGCGGCAGCAGGAGCAGGTCAGTTTGGTGACACGACATACACAAAAGTATTTGTAGGAGGCTTGGCATGGGAGACTCAGAAGGAGACCATGGAGAAGTATTTTGAGCAGTTTGGTGAGATCTTGGAAGCAGTTGTTATCACTGATAAGGCCACTGGCAGATCCAAAGGATATGGATTC GTGACTTTCCGCGAACCGGAAGCCGCCATGAAAGCCTGTGTTGATGCAGCTCCGGTGATAGATGGAAGGAGGGCTAATTGCAATCTTGCTTGTTTGGGAGTTCAGAGATCGAAGCCCTCAACACCAAAACAtg gaggaggaggaagaaACAACTTGAGGTTAATGAGTACTTTTCAGAACGGTGGATTTGGAGGGACAACTTTTCCTTCAACTGCCGCTGCAACCTTCCCTCATTATGCCATCCAACAAGGCATTCCTTTTAATCTCTATGg GTACTCACCATACTCAGCAGATTACACTTATCCTACG AGCTACTACAATGTCTATGGAGGGGCAGCTGCTCAGTATCCCATGTATGGCAATGGCCATGCAGCAGGAGGGATGATGACCGGTGGAGCAGCCGCTGCCGCTGCCGCTGCTTACTACCCTTATCTTCAATTTGGAGAAGGAACCGGAGCAGCCACCACCGGCTACACTTCCGGCCAAGGCTACGGCGTCCAGTACCCACACCACCTGTTTCCATACTCCACCATCAATGCCGCTGCCGGTTACCCGCAGCACTATGGTCCCCCTATGTCTATTGCTCCTACACCTGCCTTGCAATCAG TGTGTTTTGCTGTGCCACAGGCGTGA